A window from Fragaria vesca subsp. vesca linkage group LG5, FraVesHawaii_1.0, whole genome shotgun sequence encodes these proteins:
- the LOC101312545 gene encoding disease resistance protein At4g27190-like translates to MAFLIDIGTGLIGKLVDYTVLPVGRQVGYLIYYNRNVKSLEDQLNDLVAASQSVEQRVGEEKRNIREVEVPVNKWLTDVKKITEEANKILNEEQKEKMKCLCGLFPNLVVRHQLSRKSTKLVSDVAELYGKKDFSTYAHAIIPQDVPSKDYEAFSSRTVVVNKIMDELRNSPDINMIGVYGFGGVGKTTLVKEVSRQATGDKTLFDDVAMILDVKQNPSIQRIQQEIAEKLGLDLPENKTVAGRARLLSSRIKDQKTLVILDDVWDGIDLEAVGLSGVTTCKVLLTSRTREVLSGKMHTQKEFALDLLGEEESWSLFKKKAGDVVKDPSIKAVATKVAKKCGGLPVLVVSVASALKNRTTLHGWNDALRQLKRLDKKESTEKTYLALEWSYSQLNDEELKQLFLLCGLYADSSKTIHIQYLLKYGIGLGLFKNLNTLGEAWDAVNSLLDQLKDSCLLLDHENSQCVKMHDLIHDVAKRISSRDQHLLKVFDGDEFKEWPDNKDFCDKCTMISLRTSNIPKLPEVLQCKELKLFLLDSEVEGYSLEIPCDLFKETEKLNVLDLSSLSIPLLPPSVQFLINLKTLCLDRCTLGDIALIGQLRNLEVLSFLKSMFKELPKEVGQLTHLRSLDLTGCTQLEIIAPGVISNLKRLEELWMGRSFNRWEAEGVTNSERSNANLSELKHLSNLSALHVHVLDANILPSNLFSNALERYRIYIGAAWNWDDADANLNTLKIKLTTTNELYQSGLNMLLKRTDELHLNGMDAGNNTAYQLDGEEFQQLKHLHVHNAEFRHIINGKGVFPNLKRLVVSGLDGSSSRFLLSSSMARSLVQLTHLQISGCPMMEEIVSINESDERHMKDMFSKLQRLELIDLPILTRFCSRSCTGYPSLEILQQPENYDEVEERDSRENIQNALFDAKVVFPSLKRLLINGLTKLMTVWHNQISPESFKNIETVKIYRCQSLKSVFPSSMVRNLQQLMHLCVADCGVEEIFEDGVQTTYDQFVLSKLNSVRFEDLPNLNCFYPGMHASCWPSLEALSLYDCSKIAFLAQERSRLQRNYESMYLTPTNQALFIIDKDSFPNLKKVTISGVEIWDGPFPVNYFSKLEYFQVEKSNNESASILEKFPGLEKYGETSAATSSEISSHRKSRSGDIHAVGALSHLSQLWLCRMSRLMHLGEDNSQMAGQNFPNLQCLGIYYCDSLRNLRSSAISFKNLTTLQVDACSGLEYLITYSTAKSLKQLIVLLVKNCVRLVEIVGSREDDDNLGNEIVFSRLEYLELSNLPKLRGFCSRDCIVKFPSLDQLLISKRLKLKIFGNDETLHVTNEDVDTDVDADDGETYVDADDGETGVDLDDGEKTVQVTKENVDIDAGVDGDQSDETTHITDEKEDENYDGSEHVQPLEITATDQGVIAPVGENLAILPVGEVRTPVFPVIEPPPVVEVPPTEEREQAFSGLNIEPVAEAAWPDAHQTSNAPEQNLEVQSDPFEPSAVARITPTIITPALPSSSSPKSSRAKRSLGEKLQDLSAKKAASNIGQSEKEKTKLKALISSAELRDPQTIQQLLAVLPTLQLSTTKWIADLVVQELSKLPLVLDKEESLRQKLAGLVAQGLELDERRHILLSEGSLAEENIQKVQEQKVELLALEEHIKKLEAQATSLRAEIAIGEKRYSGFEASLDQLVEKQNLNQHSVDSTSEELLRTRACLCAELLIIGARFLQAGVVSSAQDCAVQPLE, encoded by the exons ATGGCGTTTCTTATTGATATTGGTACCGGACTTATTGGAAAACTTGTGGACTATACGGTTCTACCAGTTGGACGTCAAGTTGGTTATCTGATCTACTACAATCGGAACGTCAAAAGCCTAGAGGATCAACTGAATGACTTGGTTGCTGCGAGTCAGAGTGTGGAACAGAGGGTTGGTGAAGAAAAGAGAAACATAAGAGAAGTGGAAGTCCCTGTCAACAAATGGCTGACAGATGTCAAAAAGATCACAGAAGAAGCAAATAAGATCTTGAATGAAGAACAGAAAGAAAAGATGAAGTGTCTTTGTGGATTATTTCCTAATCTAGTGGTTCGTCATCAGCTAAGTCGAAAATCAACAAAATTGGTATCTGACGTTGCTGAGCTCTATGGAAAGAAAGACTTTAGCACTTATGCCCATGCTATCATCCCACAAGATGTGCCCTCCAAAGATTACGAGGCCTTCAGCTCAAGAACTGTAGTGGTGAACAAGATAATGGATGAATTGAGAAACAGTCCTGATATCAACATGATTGGAGTATACGGGTTTGGTGGTGTGGGAAAGACCACACTTGTCAAAGAAGTTTCTCGTCAAGCTACAGGAGACAAGACATTATTTGACGATGTGGCTATGATACTGGACGTAAAACAAAATCCAAGCATCCAAAGAATTCAACAAGAAATTGCTGAGAAGTTAGGTCTTGACCTTCCTGAAAATAAGACTGTTGCTGGAAGAGCACGTCTTCTATCTAGCAGGATAAAAGACCAAAAGACTCTGGTAATTCTCGATGATGTGTGGGATGGAATTGATTTGGAGGCTGTGGGACTTTCTGGTGTGACGACTTGTAAAGTATTGTTGACATCAAGAACTCGTGAAGTATTATCCGGTAAGATGCACACACAAAAAGAGTTTGCACTTGATCTTTTAGGGGAAGAAGAATCTTGGAGTCTGTTCAAGAAGAAGGCAGGTGATGTTGTTAAAGATCCTTCCATAAAAGCTGTAGCAACCAAAGTAGCCAAAAAATGTGGAGGTTTGCCGGTCTTAGTTGTCAGTGTTGCAAGTGCCTTGAAAAATAGAACTACCTTACATGGATGGAATGATGCGTTGAGACAATTGAAAAGGTTAGACAAAAAAGAATCCACAGAAAAGACATACTTGGCTCTAGAGTGGAGTTATAGTCAATTAAATGATGAAGAGCTCAAGCAATTGTTCTTGCTTTGTGGACTTTATGCTGATTCTTCGAAAACTATTCATATACAGTACTTGTTGAAATATGGCATTGGCTTGGGTTTGTTTAAGAACCTCAATACACTGGGAGAAGCTTGGGATGCAGTAAATTCATTGCTTGATCAACTAAAGGATTCTTGTCTATTGCTTGACCATGAAAATAGTCAGTGTGTCAAGATGCATGACCTCATCCATGATGTTGCTAAACGTATCTCATCTAGGGACCAGCATTTGTTGAAAGTATTTGATGGAGATGAGTTTAAAGAATGGCCCGATAATAAGGATTTCTGTGATAAGTGCACTATGATCTCTCTCAGAACGTCCAATATCCCCAAGCTTCCTGAAGTTTTGCAATGCAAAGAACTGAAGCTTTTTCTCCTTGACAGTGAAGTTGAGGGTTACTCCCTAGAAATCCCGTGCGACCTTTTTAAAGAAACTGAAAAACTCAATGTGTTGGATTTAAGTTCTCTGAGTATCCCATTACTTCCTCCATCTGTTCAGTTCCTAATAAATCTGAAGACATTGTGTTTAGATCGCTGTACCTTGGGAGACATTGCTCTAATTGGTCAACTACGAAACTTAGAAGTACTTAGCTTTCTAAAATCGATGTTTAAAGAGTTGCCCAAAGAAGTAGGGCAATTGACTCATCTACGATCATTGGATTTGACTGGTTGTACTCAGTTGGAAATAATTGCACCTGGTGTTATATCAAATTTGAAAAGACTAGAAGAACTGTGGATGGGGAGAAGTTTCAACCGATGGGAGGCTGAAGGAGTGACCAATAGTGAGAGAAGTAATGCAAACCTCTCAGAGCTCAAGCACTTGTCTAATCTAAGTGCTTTGCATGTACATGTCTTGGATGCTAACATTCTTCCATCAAATTTGTTCTCCAATGCATTGGAACGATACCGAATATATATTGGTGCTGCATGGAACTGGGATGATGCGGATGCAAACCTCAACACACTGAAAATCAAGCTCACTACCACCAATGAACTGTACCAATCTGGTCTAAACATGTTGCTGAAGAGAACTGACGAGTTACACTTGAATGGAATGGATGCTGGTAATAATACAGCTTATCAATTAGACGGTGAAGAATTTCAGCAATTGAAACATCTCCATGTCCATAATGCTGAGTTTAGACATATCATTAATGGGAAG GGCGTTTTTCCCAACTTAAAAAGGTTAGTGGTGAGTGGCCTTGATGGTTCGAGTTCGAGATTCTTATTATCATCTTCCATGGCTAGAAGTCTTGTACAACTCACACATCTTCAGATATCCGGATGTCCGATGATGGAAGAGATAGTATCAATAAACGAATCTGATGAAAGGCATATGAAGGACATGTTTTCTAAGCTTCAACGTCTGGAGCTAATAGATCTTCCAATCCTCACAAGGTTTTGCTCAAGAAGTTGTACTGGATATCCATCTTTGGAGATTTTGCAACAACCAGAGAACTACGATGAAGTTGAAGAAAGGGACTCGAGAGAAAACATTCAGAATGCTTTGTTTGATGCAAAG GTAGTATTTCCAAGCTTGAAGAGATTGTTGATCAATGGGTTGACCAAGTTAATGACAGTATGGCACAACCAAATTTCTCCAGAGAGTTTCAAAAATATAGAGACTGTAAAGATTTATAGGTGTCAGAGTTTGAAAAGTGTATTTCCATCCTCAATGGTGAGAAATCTTCAGCAGCTAATGCATTTATGTGTGGCCGACTGCGGAGTGGAGGAAATCTTTGAAGATGGAGTACAAACGACATATGATCAGTTTGTCCTCTCAAAACTAAACTCTGTCAGATTTGAGGATTTGCCCAATCTTAACTGTTTCTATCCCGGAATGCATGCTTCGTGTTGGCCGTCACTTGAAGCTTTGTCGTTATATGATTGCTCTAAAATAGCATTTTTGGCCCAAGAACGTTCAAGACTTCAGAGAAACTATGAATCGATGTATCTTACTCCAACCAACCAAGCTCTCTTTATTATTGACAAG GATTCATTCCCAAACTTGAAAAAAGTGACCATTTCCGGCGTGGAGATTTGGGATGGCCCCTTTCCAGTAAATTACTTCAGCAAACTAGAATATTTCCAGGTCGAAAAGAGTAACAATGAGTCGGCTTCTATACTTGAGAAATTCCCTGGTCTCGAAAAATATGGTGAAACGAGTGCTGCTACTTCTAGTGAAATATCTTCCCATCGGAAAAGCAGAAGTGGGGATATTCATGCAGTTGGGGCCCTCTCTCATTTAAGTCAATTATGGCTTTGTCGCATGTCCCGCCTGATGCATCTAGGGGAAGATAACTCCCAAATGGCAGGTCAAAATTTTCCAAACCTGCAATGTCTAGGGATATATTATTGTGACAGCTTACGAAATCTAAGATCATCAGCAATATCCTTCAAGAATCTAACAACCTTGCAAGTAGATGCCTGTTCGGGGTTGGAATACTTGATAACTTACTCCACAGCTAAAAGTCTCAAGCAACTCATAGTCCTATTAGTTAAGAACTGTGTAAGACTGGTAGAAATAGTGGGAAGCAGAGAAGACGATGATAATTTAGGAAATGAGATTGTTTTCAGTCGGTTGGAGTATCTGGAACTCTCTAACCTACCAAAATTGCGAGGCTTTTGCTCTAGAGATTGCATTGTCAAATTCCCATCTTTGGACCAGTTATTGATAAGCAAACGCCTCAAACTAAAAATCTTTGGTAACGATGAAACGCTACATGTAACCAACGAAGATGTTGACACAGATGTTGATGCTGATGATGGTGAAACATACGTTGATGCTGATGATGGTGAAACAGGCGTTGATCTTGATGATGGTGAAAAG ACGGTACAAGTAACAAAGGAGAATGTTGACATAGATGCTGGTGTTGATGGTGATCAAAGTGATGAAACTACACATATCACAGACGAAAAGGAAGATGAAAATTATGATGGATCG GAACATGTTCAGCCCCTTGAAATCACTGCAACTGATCAGGGGGTCATAGCACCAGTGGGAGAAAATCTGGCCATCTTACCAGTAGGCGAAGTCAGAACTCCTGTGTTCCCAGTCATTGAGCCTCCTCCTGTCGTCGAAGTTCCTCCTACTGAAGAAAGGGAACAAGCATTCTCAGGCCTGAACATAGAGCCTGTAGCTGAAGCAGCTTGGCCTGATGCTCATCAGACTTCCAATGCACCAGAGCAGAATCTTGAGGTACAAAGTGATCCCTTTGAACCTTCAGCTGTTGCTAGAATAACTCCAACTATTATCACTCCTGCACTGCCCTCTTCAAGTTCTCCAAAGTCATCACGAGCAAAACGTTCCTTGGGAGAGAAACTTCAAGATCTGTCTGCGAAGAAGGCTGCTAGCAATATCGGCCAATCTGAGAAGGAGAAGACCAAGCTCAAAGCTCTTATTTCTTCTGCTGAGTTGAGAGACCCCCAAACCATACAACAGCTCCTGGCAGTACTGCCCACTCTCCAACTGTCTACTACCAAATGGATTGCTGATCTCGTTGTTCAAGAGCTATCAAAGTTACCACTGGTTCTGGACAAGGAGGAATCATTACGCCAAAAATTGGCTGGTCTTGTAGCTCAGGGTCTCGAGTTGGATGAAAGGAGGCACATCCTCCTCTCTGAAGGTTCCTTAGCTGAAGAAAACATCCAGAAGGTCCAGGAGCAGAAGGTGGAGCTGCTAGCTCTGGAAGAGCATATCAAGAAGCTTGAGGCGCAAGCTACTTCACTCCGGGCTGAGATCGCCATTGGTGAAAAGAGGTATTCTGGTTTTGAAGCGTCCTTGGATCAGCTAGTTGAGAAACAAAATCTCAACCAACACTCTGTGGATTCAACAAGTGAAGAGCTGCTTAGGACTCGAGCT TGTCTCTGTGCTGAGCTGCTGATCATTGGCGCAAGATTTTTGCAAGCTGGTGTAGTGTCATCAGCACAAGATTGTGCGGTTCAGCCTCTGGAGTGA